GCGCGTTGGGCACTGCCAGCGCCTGGAGCAGGATGTAGTGGGCGACGCCGGAGATCAGCGCCATCACACCGCGCGAGTACAGATAGCCGCCGGTCTTGTCGACCGCGATCTCCCAGGCGCGCAGCACCTCGGCCTGCTTGGCGGGCGGTAGGACGGAGCAGAGCGCGCGGCGCAGTCGCGGGCCGTCCGCGGCGAAGTAGAACGAGAACAGAGTGATCGTCAGCAGCTGGAAGAGTCCCCCAATGACCTGGGCGGACAGGTCCAGGACACCGGTGGCGCTGTTCTGCACGTAGTTGCGCAGCCAGTCGGACTTGAGCAGCCCCTCCTGGACGTCGATCCGCTTCAGATCGGTGTGGAAATGCGTGTTGATCCAGCTGATGACGGAGTCGATGTAGTCGGGGAAGTCCTCGACGATCTTGATGATCTGCCCCGCGAGCATCGACCCGAGCAGGGTGATGAACCCGGCGGACACGATCATCACGGCGAGGAAGACGAGGAAGGTGCCGACCCCCCGGCGTATCCCGCGCGAGGCCATCCAGCTCACCGCGGGCTCGATGGCCAGCGCCAGGAAGAACGCGATGAGGATGTTGATCAGCAGCCCGGTGAGCTGGTGGAAGGCCCATGTGCTCAGCTGGAAGGCGGCGTAGAGGCCGAGCGTGAGCACCACGGCACGCGGCAGCCAGCGCGGCATGCGCGCGTCCGCCCCGGCACCGCCGTCGGCCGGAGGCCGGGCGGGCGGTGTCGTGCCGAACGGGGAGGCGTGCTGGGGGAACTCGTCGGTCTCGTCAGTGGGTGCCACGGTGCAAGTTTCGCCTACGCCGCTGACAATGCGCTGCCCCCCTGCGATCTTCGTGACCGGTCAGCGCTTCTCTTGTGGCACGTTCATGACCCCGCACACCACGCGCCACACGTCCTTGGCGTCCCAGCCCGCGTCGAGGGCCTCGTACACCGTGCGCCCGCCGAGCTCCGTCATGACGTGGTCGCGCGCGAAGGTGTCGTCGTACCCGGGACCGAAATGGTCCGCCATCCGCTGCCAGAAGACCGTCAACCGCATGACCCCAGTATCCCGCCCCTGAGAGTGGGCCTCGGCCGGGACCGCTTGCCGAGACCGCTTTCCGTCCTACGGTCTGACGCATGGCCGAAACAGGAGCTTCCCCACTCCCCCCGACGCCCCCGGCGCACTCCCCGCTCTTCCGCGCCGAGCACTTCGTCTGGCTCACCGCGCGCGTGCTGGAACAACGCCTCTTCGCCCACCACTTCCTGAACGGCGACGCCGACCCGGTGGAGACCGCGCTGGACGCGTACCGCAACGAGGACGGCGGTTACGGCCACGCCCTGGAGCC
This DNA window, taken from Streptomyces sp. NBC_00663, encodes the following:
- a CDS encoding DUF3046 domain-containing protein, producing the protein MRLTVFWQRMADHFGPGYDDTFARDHVMTELGGRTVYEALDAGWDAKDVWRVVCGVMNVPQEKR
- a CDS encoding AI-2E family transporter, which codes for MAPTDETDEFPQHASPFGTTPPARPPADGGAGADARMPRWLPRAVVLTLGLYAAFQLSTWAFHQLTGLLINILIAFFLALAIEPAVSWMASRGIRRGVGTFLVFLAVMIVSAGFITLLGSMLAGQIIKIVEDFPDYIDSVISWINTHFHTDLKRIDVQEGLLKSDWLRNYVQNSATGVLDLSAQVIGGLFQLLTITLFSFYFAADGPRLRRALCSVLPPAKQAEVLRAWEIAVDKTGGYLYSRGVMALISGVAHYILLQALAVPNAPVLAVWVGLVSQFIPTIGTYLAGALPMLIAFTVDPWYALWVLIFVVVYQQFENYVLQPKLTSKTVDVHPAVAFGSVIAGTALLGAVGALIAIPAVATLQAFLGAYVKRYDVTDDPRVHGHRRRVSEGLFRRARDLWGRRSGEREPGDGTGS